Sequence from the Paenibacillus tundrae genome:
ATTGTTTAATCAACTATAGTCTATAATTATAAACTTAAGTAACCGAGTTACAATAATCATTTCTTCTTGATCTGTGGATTACTCAACAATCATTTAGAATTTGCTTATTATCTCAGATGTAATTTATTGTACAGTGCTTCGAAAATGAAACGTTAACCTATTCTTCTCGCAACATTGCTTAATCCTATTCGAACATTATTGTGAAGTGTGAGAGGGCTCCAACATCGGTATACAAAGAAAAAAACAAGCCTTGTTAAACGGCTTGTTCTCTAGATGAGATTACTATGGATTATGTGGGTTGGATCATACCTAAGTTATGTATTCGTAATTTGAATATTATGAATATTTATTTTCTTCCCAGCATATGACTCATTGTTACAACGAAGTTTGACCTCTACTCTATGTTCACTTGACTCAATAAAACGAATAGTCTGATTTCCTAAAGCGATGTTTAGCGCACCTTTCTGCTCCTCATAATCGTCGAAGAGAGCATAAATAATTTTCCGATCCTCATCTTCTAGTCTTCCGTAGACCGTTACTTCAAGAATGCCCTCAATACCGTTCTCACTGCTATTAGGAACCATATACTGTTCCATAAAACTCTTGGATTTTTCATCGTTTAATTGCTGAAGGAAGAATTGAAAAGGAACTCCTTTAAATGTAGGTAAATAGGAGTTGCGCCACGGCATCGTTTTATTCAATAGATTGAAAAACCACCGAAACCTCAAAGGCTCTGGAAAAGTTACGTTGATCTGCCGATCAGTTAATTTCTGATACACTTCATCTATATTCTCAACTTCTAGAGCAAAACCAACTAAACCTCTGTGTCCTTCATTATACTTATTAGTCCATTCCTTCACCCATCCTCCCCCGTCTGCTTTTTTAATATGTACTAATTCAAAATACTCTTTGCCCATCCACAGATTGGATACTTTAAAACCTTTTGTCCCTTTGCCCCATTTAGGCATATAGGGTAGGCCGATAGAGTGAACAGAAGTAATATATTGCTTACTTTCTTGGAACGACTTGTCAACATTGACGACTAAATGATCAATTTTCATATCCCACGGCTCCTATCTCTCTCCATATACTCTATGGTTTGTTACGTTTCAGATATTCTATCATATGTTGGTTATTATCTGGTTACTTAATTATAGACCAAAAAAGCCGCTAAATTAGCGACTTAGTGAATAATAATCTTCAATGTCTCGCGGAAATACCAACGAGTTTCTTCATTTCTGCATCTACGTCCGTTCGAGCAAAAAACAAAATTGAATTCAACTGCTCTGTTATTGTTGAAGCAATTGCGGATATAAAGCCGAAACGCCGCCCGCCAAGCCTTGCTGAACACCTCGACTTACCTCATCAGCGATAATCTCATAAAGTCCAGATTGTATTCCGTCAATTGCAGTCTTGGCGATATCTGATGGATTGGATTTCGGCGCTTCAATACCTGCTGTCATATCCGTGTCCATGTACGCGACGTGTAATCCTGCAACCCTTACGTTTTTGGCAGCTAACTCTAATCGTAACGCGTTCGTTAATCCCCATTGCGCAGACTTTGCAGTTGAATATGCACCTGAATTACCCGTATTGATCCAAGACAAGGCAGACAGAATATTTAGGATTGAACCTCCCCCATTGTTTTCAATTACCGGTGCAAAAGCGCGAATCATCGATAGCGTTCCGAATACATGCGTGTTAAATTCCAAATGAATATCGTGAAGCTCAGCTGTAAGTAAAGAAGCACCTGTAGAAGAACCAGCATTGTTAACAAGCAACGTTGCATCCACTGCGATTTCGGCCGCAGCCTTCACGGATTCTGGATCGGTGATATCAAGTTGCAGTGGAATTGCTCCCGGTAAATGAATGGATTCAGGATTTCTTGCTCCAGCGTACACTTTGGCTCCTCTAGCAAGAAGTTCAAGTGCCAATTCCTTGCCTAACCCCCGATTAGCACCACTTACTACAGCAACTTGTTTAGTCATATCCATCTGGCATTACTCCCTTATTGTTATGTTTTTTAATTGAGAACGATCATTCTAATTATGATAAAAAAAACAGTTAGACGTGATCTAACTTGAATGTAGTATATCAATTGTAGAACGATCAGTAAAGTATTATTTTCACACCTCTTCATTTACATCGCGATTTCGTTAATACGTTATGGACATGCACCACTAATCAATGCATCAATCTAGAAAAAGATTAATTGACACATTGACTATGCGGTTTAATTTCTCTTTGTCCGTTGAGGTTCTTGCCATAGCTCTTATGCCAACGGAGATGTTGTGAAGATACTCTGCTGTTTCTTTAGGGTCTAACTCAGAAGAAAATTCTCCCTCTTGCTGTCCCCATTCAATAATCCGTTGAAACATCTGCTCTACCGAGTTAAAGGACTCAAGAGATCTGTTATCCACTTCATTATCATGTGATGCCAGCTCTACTGCCGCATTCACGATTAAACAACCTGTAGGCATGGCTTCTGTTTCCGCGATCATATAATCAAAAATGCGATGCAATGCTTCCACTGCAGTCTTGGACGCTTTGACTTCCGCGAGCAATGATGCATTGACCTTATCAGCGTAGCGATCCATAGCCCGTAGAAAGAGTGAATGCTTATCTTCAAATGTATCGTAAATACTTCTACGATGAATTCCCATATGTTCAACTAAGTCACTCATGGAAGTCTTCTCGTATCCTTGCTTCCAGAAGATATCCATCGCTTTATCTAATACTTCGTTAACTTCGAATTCTTTACTTCTAGCCATTCTACTTCCCTCCCCCACATAATGTAACACAATGGGAACGATCAGTAAAATTAACCTGTAGATACCATACCTTTGGGAACAAGACTTCATGTTCCTTACCTTCGTTCTGTCAGCCATGATCACTTTGACAAATACTTCTTGGCATAGATCCTCCGCGTCTGTCTGATTTTTCATCACATAATAGCAAAAATAATATACGTCTTCTCGATACAGCTCGAAAATTTCCCGATCCGTCATTCTGCACCCCCTTTTTGGTTATCAGTAATAAGACTAATAAGGCTATGTAATCGTTCATTTTGTGGAAATCACAAGAAAAAAAGCCGCTAAATTAGCGACTTTGAACTCATCAAATGGTTCTTGGTATTAAAAACGCCTTCTCTGTTTTCTCAAAGCCAAGTCGTGGATAATATTCCATCGCCGTTGGTGCAGAGAGCAGCAATAATGCTACCTCTTCACCTAGATGGCTGCGTACACGTTCGATAAGCTGTCTTCCAATGCCATTTCTCTGATAATCCTTACTCACCGCTAGATCTGATAGATAACAACAATACGCGAAATCCGTAATCGCTCTTGCAAGTCCAATCAACTTATCATCATGCCAAGCAGAAACCGTAAGCGTTGCGTTCTCAATCATTCGTTGAATTCGATCCCGATCATCTACAGGACGTTTAATTCCTGAGCTTCTAAATACGTTCTGAACATCCTCTGGCTTAAGATCGGCATTTATTTTGTACAAAATGTCCATCGATGCACCCCACAATTTATTTTAATATACAACGAACATATTAGAATATTGGTAGGGTGTGAAGATCCAATTTGCATGAAATGGACTAGTCCAATGTGATTTGTCTCTACAATATTATGATCCAAACGCTCCTAACAAACGAGTAACTTCATCGGCAGTAATCGGGATTACTCCGCCATGTCGCTTATGGGTCTTACCTAAGTCATACGCATCCTTATCCACCACCCGGAATTCTCCACTATCGAGATCTGAGGTTAATAAAGGAAGATAACCGTCACCCTTAGCAAATTGATCCACGATCAAACACCATTCATTGCGGTCATTCATCTTATAAATCTGAGGCCCTTCTACGCCAGGAATCGCTTCCAAAATAGGAGCAGATAGCGGAACGAACGCATCCTTATCCAAGGAAGATCCCTTTTCTACCCGGATATTCTTCGTCGTTTCATCTTTCGTATAACGGTAGTAGCTCCCATTGTGCGCGATAATGGTTGTATCGATAATGTGGTTCTCTCGCTCAATATATAACTCCGTCGGCGTAAAGCTACGGAAGTCCTTGGTTCGTGAACTATACATTTTCTGTTTACGTTCTGTTTCAGAAGAGTCAGAAGATCCTCCTCTCGTTGCCGACGCCCAGAATACTAGAAATTCATCTGTCGACTCGTCATAGATGGCTTCTGGTGCCCATACACAGCCCGCGTCGGATACACCAACGGTAACTGCGCGAGGCGATGACCAATGCACTAAATCCTCAGATTCCCATACAATAATATCTTTGCTTCCTTCATTTACTGCTGCATCCCAGCCTTTACCGCTTGCAATCCGGAGATCGGTAGCTATCAGATAAAAGCGGTTATCCTTAGGAGAACGAATTACAAATGGATCTCGAACTCCTCTTTCCCCGATCGCTGATCGCAAAACCGGTAAACCTTGATTTAAATCTTGCCAATGCAACCCATCCTCACTGTACGAGAAGTAGACCTGTTCACCATCCGCACTTTCCCCAATAAAATGAACTAGAAGATAACCCGTATAAGGTACATGTTGTGCTGTCACAATGTAACACTCCTTCTAATATCTAATAGTAGGTACATAATCCCGTTGAGCTCAAGCGTCCTGTCAGTTGCCAGCCTTCATCGTATAAAGCGAGCTTTGGAACAACCTTTGGTAAGGACTATATCCATATTAAATGATTAGGACGGGTTAAATAAATAGTTTTAATCCATTATCAGCTTGTTTAGAGCGAATGTTTATCACAGCACCTCTATTGAAGTAGATCCACAAACCTCTTACTGATCTTATGATTGATATCTTCGGGAACGGGTTGTAATCCAGGTTGAAGGGATTCAACATTCGTCAGGATACGATATGCTGCATGCGAGATTAACCCAAAGCCCATATCCATAATCTCAATAGGGTTACCATCAGCTCCTGCTAAGTTAAGCGGGTTAGCCTGATGCAATAGATAGATGCTTTTCTCAGCATACGTTATTCGTTCAATCCCTTCTTTGACGACCTCAACAGACTTCGAAGCCTTCTTCAATTCGCCCACATTGATTTCAAACCCATAATGCCCTGAGTTAGCAAGAATAGCTTTTTCTTTGAACAATGGAATATGCTGCTCGGTAATCACATTGAAGGTTCCCGTTACCGTAACAATTACATCGGCTTCAGGGATCAAGTCGTGCAATTCGCCAACCAGATGTCCGTCTGTTTTGGCATTCAACAATTGAATCGGATTAACGTCATACACGAGTGTCGTAGCCCCCAAACCACGGAACTTCTTCGCTACACCGCTTCCACAATAACCATATCCAACAACGAGAACTTTTTTGCCGCCAACGAGAAGACTCGTAGTTCGCATGAAGCCATCGACAACAGATTGTCCAACCCCTAGTGCATTTTCGAAAATTTGCTTCAAGGGCGAATCATCAATCACGATGACAGGATATTCAGGTTGGACACCTTTTTTCTCAATTAATAGCTTGCCTGTACGCGTCTCTTCATTGGCACCAATCGGGTTCCATCCCGGCTGTAATTCATGATGAGCAAGAATCAGACTTGCACCATTATCCAAGAAGAGATCAATCTGGTTAGCCATCACCATCTTAAGATAGCGTTTGTGTTCATCATATTGGTCTGCTTCCTTGGCTAGAACCGTCACATTGGGTAAAGAGGCTAGATATGCTGCTGTATCTTTCTTAGTTGTACCTAGACAACCGACCAAGTAGATGTGTGCGGCTCCACCAGCGAGAAGTCCTTCAATCCAGAATCCCGTTTTGGGCTCTATATGCATACTGATCGCAATGGTTTTACCTTGGAGCACCTGCTCCTCTTGGAACCAATGATTAAGCTCTGCCACAATTGGCATCCTCTCTCTAAACCAATGCATCCGAGATGCCCCGGCACTAGCCAAACTTGGATCATCAATAATACTATTCATAACGAACCCCCTAGTTAATTACATGTTGTGTTGTAATTCGAGGTAAGTATAATATGATAAAAGGTCAAGCAATAAGGACAAAAGTCCGCTTTTTGGGGGCTCTTTTTCTAAATCGTTGTGCAAAAGGAGACTTAACTGTATGCCCACTAAGGTTAACCCGGATATCTCGGCCGCCGTTAAGAAAGCAAATCTACACCAGATCATTACAGATGAAGCTATAGCTAATTTGCAAGTGAGAACATACGCAAAAAACGAGACGGTTGTCGTCTCGGGTGATGCGTTAGCATTTTTCTATATTATTATTGAAGGCAGAGTGGCAATTCATAATTATTCCGAGCAGGGGAATGTAGCTGTTGTTGATTATGTAGAGCAAAACGGAGTATTAGGTGATATGGAATTTTTCAATCATTGCAATTACCTTCACACGGCTGTGGCTGTTGTACCAACAACCATATTACTCATTCCACTAGAAGTGGTACACTCTCATCTAACAACATCAGTCTCGTTTCTCATGCGTATGTGTTCGGTTCTCACGGAGAAGTTGATGAAGTCTTCAGTGAAAAATGCAAGATCATTGCTGTATCCAGGCAAAAATAAACTGTGCAAAACCATTGTACAAACCTCAGAGAAATTCGAATCTTCAACAATTCCTTTTGTTATGAAGGACATGTCCAGTATGATGGGCATCTCCGACCGCCATATTAGAAGATTGCTCAGTGATCTAGTAGAAGAGAAGATTATCCTGAGACAGAACAAAACGATTCAGATTTTGGACATGAAGCAATTACAGCGATATTCCACCGATTTTTAAATGATTCCTCAACTACAAGTTTTCTTACGAGGTAGACACTCTGTAGATGATAATATCCAAGCCAGTGTCTGTGGCTTTTCCCTCACCAACGAGAATATCGCTATTCAGAAAGGATAATGCTGTACTATTCGTAATGATTGTAGGCGAAGTGCGAAACAATGAAGATTTCAACTTTTTATTGATATTCCCGTTATTCTCGATATAAATTTCACAGCTTTGTCCGGTAAAATCCTCACCTTGGAGCATATATCTGGCCGACAGACTATGTCGATCTCCGCCCTTCCCAATGACCTGTGTATCCACGCCACCATTAAGCACGATGCCTTCAAAATATTTTCCCGTTACATCTCCTGTGAACGTAATCATAACGACAGAATCATCCTCGCTATTGCGTAGTTCGAACGTTTCTAAGATCTTCACATGAACCGTAAACACTTCTTCTAATTCCATAGTTTCACCCCTTTATTGCATCCTATCATACCATTTGCGGCAAAATAAAGGAAAGAGCCGCTATCTTGTAGCGGCTTCTTACACTCTATAGTTGTTGGCAATTAATCCATATGAGACCCGCCGTTGATATCAATTTCCTCCCCAGTAATGTAGGAGGCCTCACTTGAAGCTAAGAAAGCAATAGCCGAAGCAATCTCTTCGGTTTCACCCGGACGTCCCATTGGAATGCCTGCAATGACGCCATCCGCAGTTGGCTGGTCTAGAGATTTCCAGATATCCGTATTCACAAGCCCTGGTGCGATACAGTTAACCGTAATACCATCTGTCGCAACTTCTCGTGCGAGGTTTTTGGAGAAACCTAGTACAGCTGCCTTGGATGCAGAATAGTGCGCTCCACCAAAGACGCCGCCGCCCCGTTTAGCAGATACAGAGGATAGGCTAATGATCCGACCATAATTTTGTTTCTTCATCGGTTCAAGCACGGCTTGAGTACAGAGAAAGAGTCCGAACATGTTAACATTAAATACACGGGTGACGTCCTCTAATGTCATTTCTGCTACGGTTGCCTTCTGGGATATGCCTGCATTATTCACCAAGATATCAATTCTTCCATACGCTTGCAGTACCTTCTCCACCATGGCCTGATTCGATTCAAGGGTGGTAACGTTAAGCTCAACTCCGATGGCTTCCCCGCCTTCTGCACGAATAGCATCAACGGTCTCTTGAATTCCTTCTTGGTTGATATCAGCAATAACCAGCTTTGCCCCCTGCTTGGCTAGTGTTAGTGCAATCGTTCGTCCAATTCCTCGTTTAGATCCACTTCCTGTGACAATGGCTACTCTGTTATTTAATTCAAACATGTTATACACTCCTTCAGATGGGTTGATTGCGATCGTTAAGCAAAATTCTTTCTCAATGCTTATGGATTAAGCAGTTATTTTAATAGGGAATGTGCAGTCGCTACGATGTTATCTATCGTGATTCCGTTCATTTCTAGCAATTTTTCGTAGGGAGCAGATTCTCCGAATTTGTCCTGAACACCAATTCTGCGGACGACAGCTCCGCCTTCCTCGGCTACAACTTCACTCACTGCACTGCCAAGACCATTCAAAATGTTATGATCCTCTACAGTGATGATCCGGCCTGTACTTAAGCAATCCACAACAGCCTCACGGTCTAGAGGTTTAATCGTATGGAAATCTAGTAATTTAACGGATACACCCTCGTTCTCCAACAATTCCGATGCTTTCAAGGCAAGGTGTAAAGTGTCCCCATTGGCGATAATGGCAATATCTTTGCCGTCCTTCAACTTTTTGGCTTTACCGATCTCGAACTCTTCATCTTCTCCATATATGACCGGAACTGTATCACGAGTGAACCGAAGATATACTGGACCATAATGTTCAGCAGCCTTAGCAACCAGCTTGCGCGTGGAATGGTAGTCAGCAGCCATAATAACCGTCATATTGGGAACTGTGCGCAGTACACCCATATCCTCGATGGCTTGATGGCTTCCGCCGTCATTAGCTGGGGTAAGTCCACCATGGGAACAAGCAATTTTCACATTCAAGTGAGGATAGCAGACTTCTTGGCGAATCTGTTCAAGCATGCGTAGCGAACCAAAAACAGCATATGTGCTAATAAAAGGTATTTTCCCCGTTGTTGCTAGTCCTGCGGCAAGTCCTGCGGCGTTCTGTTCGGCAATACCCACGTTGATATGCTGGTTCGGAAGCTGATTCGCAAACTCAGTTGTTTTACATGATTTACCGATATCAATATCAACGACATAGATGTTTTTATTCTTTTTGCCAAGCTCTACAATTTCGTGTCCAAAACCTTCGCGCGTCGCAATTTTTTTCTCCGTTACGTTATATGTGCTCATCATTTCAGACCTCCCGCAATTTCTTCCAAAGCCTGCAGATATTCCGCTTCCTTCGGAGCAACCCCGTGCCAGTTACATACATCCTCCATAAATGAAACCCCTCTGCCCTTAACGGTATTGCATACGATGCAGATTGGCTTCCCGTGTTGAATATTACGGATTTCATCCAATGTATCTACGATCTGTTGCATGTCATGACCGTCTATTCTTCGGGTATCGAAGCCAAAAGCTTTAAATTTCAGCTCCAAATCCAAGTTTGGCATGATCTCATCACAGGTACCGTCAATTTGCAGGTTGTTATCATCCACAAACACAATTAGATTATCGAGCTGATATTTGTTTGCCGTTTGAGCAGCTTCCCAGATCTGACCTTCCTGGCATTCACCATCTCCCAGCATAGCGAATACTCGGTATGACTTGTCGTCCCTTTTACCTGCAATCGCCATGCCTACGGCACAAGAGAGCCCTTGACCGAGTGAGCCTGTTGAGATGTCGATTCCCGGACATTTTTTCATATCAGGATGTCCCTGAAATGGAGAACCGTACTGTCTTAGCGTGTGCACCTTCTCCATTGGAACAAATCCCCGGTGAAGCAATGCAGCATATTGAATCGGGCATACATGTCCTTTGGATAATACGAAGCGATCGCGGTCTTCCCATTTCGGATTAGCTGGGTCTATGTTCATTTCTTTGAAATACAAGGCTGTAATGATATCAGCTGCAGATAGTGAACCACCTGGATGACCAGACTGTGCTTCATAGATCATCGTGATCGCTGTTTGTCTCAAATCGATTGCTTTTTGCTTGAGTTCTTCAATGCTGGGCTTGGTCATTATGCTCACCTCATAAGAATTTTGATAGTTAATTTTTTCTTTTGTTATTTGGTTATCTTGTTCACTTGTTAACTTGTATCCTAAGTTGTTGTAAAAAAACGAGCACTTTGCTCAGATTCTAATACTCGTTTCACGTGCGGTTACCCTGTGTTAGTTGAATTAGTATGATCTAATGGTCTACCCGGACTTACTTTATAACTTTTACCGGATTGTTTGACAAGGAACACGATGATAGTCGCACTTATTATCATGCTGATTCCAAGGACTGTCAACCCAAGATTATGGCTACCTGTCATATCATTGATAAATCCTACAAAGTATGGTCCGAAGAACCCACCGAGATTACCAATACTATTAATCAATGCAATCGCACCACCTGCGGCTGCTCCTGTCAGGAATGATGGCGGAATCGCCCAGAATGGAGAGTAAGCTCCGAATGCTCCACACAAACTAATCGTTAGAAGTGCGAACGCTCCCATCAAACTGAAATCTGCAACATATACACTTGCCATCATGGCAATCGCACTAACCGTCAAGCAACCGGCTACATGGAATTTACGTTCGTTATGTTTATCCGAACTTTTGCCGACAAGATACATAACAATCATCGCACACAGATACATGAATCCAAGCAACCAGCCAATACTCTGTAAGGACCAACCTGTCGATTCAGTTAAACCTCTAGAAATGGTTGGCAGGAACATGTTAATTCCGTAATAACCAAACATCCAGAAGAAGTATCCTAGTGCCAAAATAAGCACATCCTTATCTCGCAATACCTCAAGGAAAGTAGGTTTTTTAACTTTTTGTTTCTCCAGTGCCTCTTTACGCGTTACATCCAACAGCCAAGTCTTCTCTGCGCCTGTTAACCACTTGGCATCTTCAATACGATCCGTTAAGTAGAAGTAACAGATGATACCGAGAATTACTGCTGGAATCGCTTCCAAAATAAAGAGCCATTGCCAACCCGACAAACCGAACCATTCAATTTGTAGCAGGAACGTTGATAACGGTGAACCGATAGCGTTGGCTGCTGGAATCGCAATCATAAATCCAGCAATCGCTTTGGCGTGATGCTTGGATTGGTAGAATCCACTTAAATAATGCACCATGCAAGGGTAAAAACTCGCTTCAGCCACACCCAGTAAGAAACGAACGATATAGAATTGGATGGGCGTTTGAATAAATGCCATAATGACGGCGATAATCCCCCAGGAAACCATAATGCGGCTAATCCATCGTCTTGCACCAATCTTAGACATCATCGCACTGCCGGGTACCTCAAGCAGGAAGTAACCTAGAAAGAAGATGCCTGCACCAAATCCATACACAGCCTCGGAGAATCCGAGGTCTTCATTCATTCGTAATGCCGCAAATCCGATATTTACGCGATCCAGAATTGAAATGGCAAAACACAAAAACAAGAATGGGATCAAACGTAATGTTACTTTGCGAACAGTCGACTTCTCCAATTGCTGCAGATCCATATGAAATCCTCCCGTGACATAATTCATTCCGTGGTTATATTAAACGCTTACAATTTCAGTTTCAAAAAATAATGTCCTACATTATCGACATAACTCACTGAAATGAAGCGTTTCCAAATACTTGCGATGATATGCACCTCCTGTTGATTTGTAATCTTGTTAACTTGTATCCTAAGTTTTTCTGTTTTGAATATAACAATTAACTTTTTAATTGTCAATAACTTATTTTTTCAATTTTTTATGTATTTGCAAACAACAAATAATCCCTATGCTAGATGCGATGCATAGGGATTATGATTAGTCTTTCCAATAACGATTAAAGAGATTCTGCATGTGCTGTTTCATGAGTTTGGAAGCCGTATCTGCCTGCTTATTTTCAATAGCATCAATGATTTCCTTATGCTCGCTAAAGTTAGTATCACGGTAGTCAGGGCGGGTTACCGTGCGATCGCGGATAAATCTCCACATTTCCTGTTGTTTCATCGCTTGAGTAATGACCGTCATGAACTGAATGAACAGATCATTATGTGAAGCTCTAGCAATCTCCATATGCAAGCGTTCATCCGTCTCCGGTACATAATGTCCACCTGCTGTCTCTGATTCCATCTGTTTGATGGTTTCTCGGAGCAGCTGAATCTCGTCTGCCGTAGCTCGTTGTGCTGCCATACTGGCGATAAGTGGTTCTATATTCATTCGTGCTTCAACAATATCCTCCGGGGATACGGAGTTGATGAAAGACTCGTCCGTTACAGCCTCATCCTGAGCGATCGTGCTTTTGACATAAACGCCTTCGCCCTGTCTGGAATAAATGTATCCTTTCATTTCCAGAGCGCTCAGTGCCTGTCTAATTGGAGCACGGCTTACACCGAATTGTGCGCATAGTTCTCGTTCTGTTGGCAACTTGTCCCCAATCTCGAACGTACCTGATTGTATTTCAGAGAGAATCTGATCATAAATTTGAATATACAGTTTATTGCTTGATACGCGATTAAATTGTATTGAAATCACTTCCCTCTGTTAGTTTCATTACATCTAATTACCAAAATGAACTATCAATAAACATTATATAAATTAGAACCTTGTTAGACAACATGATAATTAGACAAATCGCTGGAATTCAACAAAAGTACAAGGTTTGGACAAGCTTTTCCATTACTTGATCACACGGGGGCTATTCGGACAACAACTTGGTGTTAAAATCAACAAAAAAACATGACCGCCATAGAGCGATCATGTTTTCTTCCAATCCTACATCTCAATGGATAACCATTAAGACTTAGTAGGCAATATATTTTTGTCAAATTCGACTTCGAATAGATATTCGTCCAAATCAACCTTCATCGCTTCATTGAAGATGTTCGATGCAATCATCTTGCATCCGACCGTGGTGATTAGCACAATCTCTTCTGAGGAGAATTCGCTTCTTAATTTATCGTAGATAGACTCATCAATGGTGTTTGGATTGTTAACCAATCCACGACCATAATCAATCAATACTTTTTCAATCTCAGTGAATTCAAACTCATTGAAGCTGATATTCAGATCGCGGAGAAGCTTCGCATGATAGGTGGAGCAGACCAGACACTCATTCTCCGTCGAGATCGCGTAACAGTAAAAATAAATAGCGCGACTGCCTATAATTTTTTGTAGCTCATTACGCACCGGATAGAATTCCATCGCATCAAAAGACGGCATGGAATACAACAATGTTTTAACCATATTCGTTACTCGATTGCCATTTTTGATTCGCTCATCCACAAAGTTCTTAGCTTCTTGAGACATGTCTTCATATTGTAATGCGGGTACCACACTGCTCATGTAAAATTCCTCCTCTTAAGTAAAGTTAATATACCATCTGGATGTGA
This genomic interval carries:
- a CDS encoding VOC family protein, coding for MKIDHLVVNVDKSFQESKQYITSVHSIGLPYMPKWGKGTKGFKVSNLWMGKEYFELVHIKKADGGGWVKEWTNKYNEGHRGLVGFALEVENIDEVYQKLTDRQINVTFPEPLRFRWFFNLLNKTMPWRNSYLPTFKGVPFQFFLQQLNDEKSKSFMEQYMVPNSSENGIEGILEVTVYGRLEDEDRKIIYALFDDYEEQKGALNIALGNQTIRFIESSEHRVEVKLRCNNESYAGKKINIHNIQITNT
- a CDS encoding SDR family NAD(P)-dependent oxidoreductase, with protein sequence MFELNNRVAIVTGSGSKRGIGRTIALTLAKQGAKLVIADINQEGIQETVDAIRAEGGEAIGVELNVTTLESNQAMVEKVLQAYGRIDILVNNAGISQKATVAEMTLEDVTRVFNVNMFGLFLCTQAVLEPMKKQNYGRIISLSSVSAKRGGGVFGGAHYSASKAAVLGFSKNLAREVATDGITVNCIAPGLVNTDIWKSLDQPTADGVIAGIPMGRPGETEEIASAIAFLASSEASYITGEEIDINGGSHMD
- a CDS encoding Crp/Fnr family transcriptional regulator, which encodes MPTKVNPDISAAVKKANLHQIITDEAIANLQVRTYAKNETVVVSGDALAFFYIIIEGRVAIHNYSEQGNVAVVDYVEQNGVLGDMEFFNHCNYLHTAVAVVPTTILLIPLEVVHSHLTTSVSFLMRMCSVLTEKLMKSSVKNARSLLYPGKNKLCKTIVQTSEKFESSTIPFVMKDMSSMMGISDRHIRRLLSDLVEEKIILRQNKTIQILDMKQLQRYSTDF
- a CDS encoding adenosylhomocysteinase, with translation MNSIIDDPSLASAGASRMHWFRERMPIVAELNHWFQEEQVLQGKTIAISMHIEPKTGFWIEGLLAGGAAHIYLVGCLGTTKKDTAAYLASLPNVTVLAKEADQYDEHKRYLKMVMANQIDLFLDNGASLILAHHELQPGWNPIGANEETRTGKLLIEKKGVQPEYPVIVIDDSPLKQIFENALGVGQSVVDGFMRTTSLLVGGKKVLVVGYGYCGSGVAKKFRGLGATTLVYDVNPIQLLNAKTDGHLVGELHDLIPEADVIVTVTGTFNVITEQHIPLFKEKAILANSGHYGFEINVGELKKASKSVEVVKEGIERITYAEKSIYLLHQANPLNLAGADGNPIEIMDMGFGLISHAAYRILTNVESLQPGLQPVPEDINHKISKRFVDLLQ
- a CDS encoding GNAT family N-acetyltransferase, which encodes MDILYKINADLKPEDVQNVFRSSGIKRPVDDRDRIQRMIENATLTVSAWHDDKLIGLARAITDFAYCCYLSDLAVSKDYQRNGIGRQLIERVRSHLGEEVALLLLSAPTAMEYYPRLGFEKTEKAFLIPRTI
- a CDS encoding SDR family oxidoreductase, with product MDMTKQVAVVSGANRGLGKELALELLARGAKVYAGARNPESIHLPGAIPLQLDITDPESVKAAAEIAVDATLLVNNAGSSTGASLLTAELHDIHLEFNTHVFGTLSMIRAFAPVIENNGGGSILNILSALSWINTGNSGAYSTAKSAQWGLTNALRLELAAKNVRVAGLHVAYMDTDMTAGIEAPKSNPSDIAKTAIDGIQSGLYEIIADEVSRGVQQGLAGGVSALYPQLLQQ
- a CDS encoding DUF3237 family protein; translation: MELEEVFTVHVKILETFELRNSEDDSVVMITFTGDVTGKYFEGIVLNGGVDTQVIGKGGDRHSLSARYMLQGEDFTGQSCEIYIENNGNINKKLKSSLFRTSPTIITNSTALSFLNSDILVGEGKATDTGLDIIIYRVSTS
- a CDS encoding glycoside hydrolase family 43 protein, producing the protein MTAQHVPYTGYLLVHFIGESADGEQVYFSYSEDGLHWQDLNQGLPVLRSAIGERGVRDPFVIRSPKDNRFYLIATDLRIASGKGWDAAVNEGSKDIIVWESEDLVHWSSPRAVTVGVSDAGCVWAPEAIYDESTDEFLVFWASATRGGSSDSSETERKQKMYSSRTKDFRSFTPTELYIERENHIIDTTIIAHNGSYYRYTKDETTKNIRVEKGSSLDKDAFVPLSAPILEAIPGVEGPQIYKMNDRNEWCLIVDQFAKGDGYLPLLTSDLDSGEFRVVDKDAYDLGKTHKRHGGVIPITADEVTRLLGAFGS
- a CDS encoding TetR/AcrR family transcriptional regulator; translation: MARSKEFEVNEVLDKAMDIFWKQGYEKTSMSDLVEHMGIHRRSIYDTFEDKHSLFLRAMDRYADKVNASLLAEVKASKTAVEALHRIFDYMIAETEAMPTGCLIVNAAVELASHDNEVDNRSLESFNSVEQMFQRIIEWGQQEGEFSSELDPKETAEYLHNISVGIRAMARTSTDKEKLNRIVNVSINLFLD